A stretch of Fusarium fujikuroi IMI 58289 draft genome, chromosome FFUJ_chr10 DNA encodes these proteins:
- a CDS encoding probable iron-dependent peroxidase, protein MNPQAVESPLSQSATFLVLSATDNPDASKTIRSTLSSIADITKNISIRHQSANLSCTVGIGSSAWDRLTKLPRPNELHPFKEFKGSKHTAVSTPGDIFFHIRSERRDMAFEFERQLMDRLGDAVKLEDETVGFRYFDTRDVLGFVDGTANPVGPDVKDSVLITAQDDSTAVGGSYVVVQKYLHDLKAWKTLKTEQQEAIIGRTKLDNIELDDADEGQQQSHKSLATIEDEGGSEHDILRDNMPFGSPAQGEFGTYFIGYSKKLWVIEKMLERMFVGVPPGMHDRILNYSKAVTGSTFFVPSADFLAGLDDD, encoded by the coding sequence ATGAACCCTCAGGCGGTGGAATCTCCTTTGTCGCAGTCGGCGACATTCCTCGTTCTCTCGGCAACAGACAACCCGGATGCCAGCAAGACAATCCGATCAACGTTGTCTAGCATTGCAGACATTACCAAGAACATATCAATTCGCCACCAATCCGCTAATCTCTCATGTACTGTTGGCATTGGAAGCTCGGCATGGGACCGATTGACCAAACTCCCTCGGCCTAACGAGCTACATCCCTTCAAAGAGTTCAAGGGATCAAAGCATACTGCTGTGTCAACGCCAGGTGATATCTTCTTTCATATTCGCTCCGAGAGAAGAGATATGGCATTTGAATTCGAGAGACAACTCATGGACAGACTGGGTGATGCcgtcaagcttgaagatgagacAGTCGGTTTTAGGTATTTTGATACGCGCGATGTCCTTGGGTTTGTCGACGGAACTGCCAACCCTGTCGGTCCGGATGTGAAGGACTCGGTGCTTATCACTGCACAAGACGACTCGACTGCTGTGGGAGGCAGTTATGTCGTGGTGCAGAAATATCTTCACGATCTCAAAGCATGGAAGACTCTCAAGACGGAACAGCAAGAAGCCATCATAGGACGCACGAAGCTGGATAACATCGAGCTTGATGATGCGGACGAAGGGCAACAGCAGTCCCACAAGAGTCTTGCTACGATTGAAGACGAGGGAGGAAGTGAGCATGATATTCTACGTGATAATATGCCCTTCGGATCTCCGGCCCAGGGTGAGTTTGGCACATATTTTATCGGTTACTCGAAGAAACTTTGGGTCATTGAGAAGATGCTAGAGCGCATGTTTGTCGGTGTTCCGCCTGGGATGCATGATCGCATTCTCAACTATTCAAAGGCAGTTACAGGCTCGACATTCTTTGTACCGTCGGCTGATTtccttgctggtcttgacGATGATTGA
- a CDS encoding related to Transaldolase B, translating into MSTVTWLDKLQEQVKIDIDCMDPEEAKRFLPFKPHDQTSNQRLVYEQMVSPENRELFLKTVKKGKDERWEVILDRMSALLCARNIENIQGRVLLQTSAFHAYDTTKVVAQARSYVCELEKLGISKDRICIKIPCTGPALNASPILLREGIRTLGTSLFSVAQAIAASQAQTLSISPYYNLPWYHTDREQWPDAQDPALDHPMSPRVVQIQQVYKRLREETGKTQPLLKPASFISAREAMAMAELGCDHATLPEDILLRLSQLDADANPPPGSDSGMKTGAPSQRIAHLAQTDPLAGSNWSGLPALDIDYLADNGAALTEAIAADTVAQRGLDQALEAFKANELQSRDAIEEVLKQF; encoded by the exons ATGAGTACAGTCACCTGGCTTGACAAGCTCCAGGAGCAAG TTAAGATCGATATTGACTGCATGGATCCAGAAGAGGCGAAGAGATTTCTACCTTTCAAGCCACACGATCAAACGAGCAATCAGCGCTTGGTCTATGAGCAAATGGTATCTCCTGAGAACCGCGAATTATTCTTAAAAACTGTTaaaaaaggcaaagatgaaAGATGGGAGGTAATTCTTGATCGCATG AGTGCCCTGCTGTGCGCCAGAAACATAGAGAACATCCAGGGACGCGTCTTGCTTCAGACCTCAGCTTTTCACGCATACGACACTACAAAAGTTGTAGCCCAGGCCCGGTCCTATGTATGCGAGTTGGAGAAGCTCGGTATCTCGAAGGATCGGATTTGTATCAAGATTCCGTGCACAGGTCCTGCTCTCAACGCTAGCCCGATTCTACTCAGAGAAGGGATCCGCACGCTGGGAACTTCTCTATTTTCTGTTGCTCAAGCCATTGCTGCCAGTCAGGCACAGACGTTGTCTATTAGTCCCTACTATAACT TGCCTTGGTATCATACCGACCGAGAGCAGTGGCCCGATGCTCAAGACCCGGCTCTCGATCATCCTATGTCACCCAGGGTCGTACAAATCCAGCAGGTCTACAAGCGACTTCGAGAAGAGACTGGTAAGACGCAACCACTACTCAAACCAGCAAG CTTCATATCCGCTCGTGAGGCAATGGCCATGGCTGAGCTCGGCTGCGATCATGCCACTCTTCCTGAAGATATTCTCCTCCGACTCTCGCAACTAGATGCTGATGCAAACCCGCCACCTGGCAGTGATTCTGGCATGAAGACCGGTGCCCCATCACAACGAATTGCCCATCTAGCACAAACTGATCCCCTTGCCGGTTCAAACTGGTCTGGGCTTCCAGCACTTGATATCGACTATCTGGCAGATAACGGGGCCGCACTAACCGAAGCCATCGCTGCCGACACCGTTGCCCAGAGGGGGCTTGACCAAGCTCTGGAGGCATTTAAGGCAAACGAGCTGCAGAGTCGAGATGCAATCGAAGAAGTCTTAAAGCAGTTCTGA
- a CDS encoding related to D-arabinitol 2-dehydrogenase encodes MSVARSELKFRAPPSMQLSDGSAKSKTSPPNHVHSKTTSLDRARARFAVTGNAIVTGGAGDIGSVACRALLEHGLQGLAIFDLHPDSGQTTVTSLQNDFPEAKITFTKVDVTDPESVEAAVANAEQTIGPINICLCFAGIAFAAHALDITPQQFKTMFDVNTTGSFLVAQAVAKRIAGGGTGGSIILMASISAHIVNFPQPQVHYNAAKAAVISMKSSLAAEWAVHGIRVNSISPGYMDTILNEGDGLAEHRAIWVNRTPYGRMGNPEELTGAVVLLASKAGSYITGADILVDGGISVF; translated from the coding sequence ATGTCCGTCGCCCGATCTGAGCTCAAGTTTCGCGCTCCTCCGTCAATGCAATTGAGTGACGGCTCAGCCAAGTCCAAAACATCTCCCCCAAATCATGTTCATTCTAAAACCACATCTCTGGATCGAGCACGAGCTCGATTCGCGGTGACGGGCAATGCAATTGTGACTGGTGGCGCTGGCGACATCGGATCTGTCGCCTGTCGAGCTCTGCTTGAACACGGACTCCAGGGACTAGCTATCTTTGACCTACATCCCGATTCTGGGCAAACCACAGTCACCAGTCTTCAAAATGACTTTCCTGAGGCGAAGATCACATTTACCAAGGTTGATGTGACAGATCCCGAGTCCGTTGAAGCCGCCGTTGCCAACGCGGAGCAAACCATTGGCCCCATTAACATCTGCCTCTGCTTTGCAGGCATCGCCTTTGCTGCGCATGCTTTGGACATCACTCCACAGCAATTCAAGACCATGTTTGATGTCAATACCACAGGCTCATTTCTGGTAGCACAAGCTGTTGCAAAGCGTATCGCAGGCGGAGGAACCGGTGGCTCAATCATCCTGATGGCAAGCATATCTGCCCATATAGTCAActttcctcagcctcaagtccATTACAACGCGGCAAAGGCGGCCGTCATCTCTATGAAAAGTTCACTTGCCGCAGAGTGGGCGGTACACGGTATACGTGTAAACAGTATCAGCCCGGGGTATATGGACACTATTCTTAATGAGGGAGACGGTTTGGCCGAGCATAGAGCTATTTGGGTAAACAGAACTCCATATGGCCGCATGGGAAACCCGGAGGAACTCACGGGTGCTGTTGTCTTGCTCGCAAGCAAAGCAGGTAGTTACATCACTGGCGCAGATATTCTTGTAGATGGCGGGATCAGTGTCTTCTAG
- a CDS encoding related to tenascin X precursor, whose translation MHESWRTIIVLSSFALTSTAKDVPFDARLMVQQAGLPSVLSNGSSPPPQLDIPSTHPARSIDLSQIVPLQDASGNSHCCPIGTVNDGTGCVFPHSSVCPEGTRLEGNTCISEKPPKCPDGLIYNGRNCIGTAPSCPPGSRFNGESCESEAEPRCNPGFQYHDGNCVSLSEAGCPPGFTLKNRLCTSSSKPQCPAPFKYEDGSCVDSKPPSCPPGSKLTDGNCVGEAPPSCPPGYVINKGVCTHESKPRCPHGSSFDGTACISEKPPSCEPGFFNGKVCEDKPSCPPGFNLEGRVCVSESKASCPGGTYIVSDKTSGKSACCYKNFDFNGDTCFKSIDDEDDCPPGTHHDKGRCWVSPTEEPSCPTGGKWNGKTCIVQSVPQCRAGQYTNGRCIISESPRCRPGAVFNGENCVLEDRAACPPGSVLSGKKCISSTPPVCEPGHTLTGDYCISEERPQCPRGSTVVGRYCKYPDLPVCERGTNHHDDDCTSSITPECPTGSSFNGVNCISNDRPICRPGYIFNGATCVSEKDVPACPNNMQFDGTNCVSKERPICDPGKSFDGGACVDHSDPQCRPGLVFDGTSCVSKEPPRCEPGTSWNGSKCTSEKNPGCAPGMKYNSETETCDSSQKPRCPTGTELRDDVCVSVTPPQCASGTTRKGGKCVSVEPPRCPRGLTPSGGLCISTKVPECGEGTIFDGKRCVIGKTDECYTLHTCPPVGAPGLPAVGSR comes from the coding sequence ATGCATGAATCCTGGAGGACCATCATCGTGCTCTCCAGCTTTGCGCTGACCAGCACAGCAAAGGATGTTCCGTTCGATGCTCGTCTTATGGTCCAGCAAGCTGGACTGCCTTCTGTACTCAGCAATGGCTCTAGCCCGCCTCCCCAGCTTGACATCCCAAGCACTCATCCAGCTCGGTCCATCGATCTGAGCCAGATTGTGCCTCTCCAAGATGCTTCTGGTAACAGCCATTGCTGTCCCATTGGAACTGTCAACGATGGCACTGGCTGTGTTTTCCCTCACTCGTCTGTCTGCCCTGAGGGTACTCGTCTTGAGGGAAACACTTGCATCAGCGAGAAGCCACCCAAGTGCCCTGATGGTCTGATCTACAATGGTCGCAACTGTATCGGCACCGCACCTAGCTGTCCTCCTGGTAGCCGATTCAACGGCGAGTCCTGCGAATCTGAGGCCGAGCCACGTTGTAACCCTGGGTTCCAATACCATGACGGCAACTGTGTCTCCCTTTCGGAAGCTGGATGCCCTCCAGGATTTACTCTTAAGAACCGTCTTTGTACTTCAAGCAGCAAGCCTCAGTGCCCTGCCCCTTTCAAGTACGAGGACGGTAGCTGTGTTGATTCAAAGCCGCCGTCTTGCCCTCCCGGCAGTAAACTCACCGACGGCAATTGTGTTGGCGAAGCCcctccttcttgccctcccGGCTATGTCATCAACAAGGGAGTATGCACCCACGAGTCAAAGCCGAGATGTCCTCATGGATCCAGCTTTGATGGTACTGCTTGCATCTCCGAGAAGCCCCCATCTTGTGAGCCGGGATTCTTCAATGGCAAGGTCTGTGAAGACAAGCCGTCTTGCCCTCCTGGATTCAATCTCGAAGGGAGAGTTTGCGTCTCCGAGAGCAAGGCTTCTTGCCCTGGCGGCACCTACATCGTGTCTGACAAGACCAGTGGAAAGTCGGCCTGCTGCTACAAGAACTTTGACTTCAATGGAGACACCTGCTTCAAGTCtattgacgatgaggacgattGCCCTCCTGGCACTCACCATGACAAGGGCCGCTGCTGGGTTAGTCCCACTGAAGAGCCCAGCTGCCCTACCGGCGGGAAGTGGAATGGAAAGACTTGCATTGTTCAGTCTGTTCCTCAGTGCCGTGCTGGACAGTACACTAACGGACGATGCATCATCTCTGAGAGCCCCCGTTGCCGCCCTGGTGCCGTTTTCAACGGCGAGAACTGTGTTCTCGAGGACCGTGCGGCTTGCCCTCCCGGAAGTGTTCTCAGCGGCAAGAAGTGTATCTCTAGCACTCCTCCCGTTTGTGAGCCTGGCCATACCCTGACCGGCGATTACTGTATCTCAGAGGAGCGTCCTCAGTGTCCCCGTGGATCCACTGTTGTTGGCCGATACTGCAAGTATCCCGATCTTCCTGTCTGTGAGCGTGGCACCAACCACCATGATGACGACTGCACTTCTTCCATTACTCCAGAGTGCCCTACTGGAAGCTCTTTCAATGGAGTCAACTGTATCTCAAACGATCGACCTATTTGCAGGCCTGGCTACATCTTCAACGGTGCCACTTGTGTCTCCGAGAAGGATGTCCCGGCTTGTCCCAACAACATGCAATTCGATGGCACCAACTGTGTTTCAAAGGAGCGACCTATCTGTGACCCTGGAAAGTCTTTCGATGGCGGTGCTTGCGTCGATCACTCTGATCCTCAATGCCGACCTGGTCTTGTTTTCGACGGCACCAGCTGTGTATCCAAGGAGCCTCCCCGTTGTGAACCCGGCACCAGCTGGAACGGAAGCAAGTGTACTTCTGAGAAGAACCCTGGTTGCGCTCCCGGTATGAAGTACAACTCTGAGACCGAGACTTGCGACTCATCTCAAAAGCCCCGTTGCCCTACTGGAACCGAGCTCAGAGATGATGTCTGTGTCTCGGTCACACCTCCTCAGTGTGCTAGTGGTACCACCAGAAAGGGTGGCAAGTGTGTCTCTGTCGAGCCCCCCCGTTGCCCTCGAGGTCTTACTCCCAGTGGTGGTCTTTGCATCTCAACCAAGGTGCCTGAGTGTGGCGAGGGAACTATCTTCGATGGCAAGCGATGTGTTATTGGCAAGACCGACGAGTGTTATACTCTTCACACCTGCCCTCCTGTCGGTGCCCCTGGCCTCCCTGCTGTTGGTAGTCGCTAA
- a CDS encoding related to endopeptidase K gives MTSFRRLALALGALLPAVLAAPADILSKRQAVPDKYIITLKPDASDSSVAAHLNWVGDVHRRSLNKRDTSGVEKTFNISSWSAYSGEFDKSTIAEIKKSPEVAFVEPDYTMYLSYEESEPELTDRALTTQSGAPWGLGTISHRTSGSTSYIYDTTAGQGSYAYVVDSGVQVSHTNFGGRASLGYNAVGGAHEDTLGHGTHVAGTIAGSTYGVAKRANIISVKVFAGREGSTSTILAGFNWAVNDITSKSRAGRSVINLSLGGPASQTWTSAINAAYNSGVLSVVAAGNGDDAGRPLPVSGQSPANAPNALTVAAIDSSWRPASFTNYGAGVDVFGPGVNILSTWIGSNSATNTISGTSMACPHVAGLALYLQVLEGLSTPASVTNRIKSLATTGRITGTLSGSPNSVAYNGNGA, from the exons ATGACTAGCTTCCGCCGCCTCGCTCTGGCTCTTGGAGCTCTGCTCCCCGCAGTCCTCGCTGCTCCTGCCGACATCCTCTCCAAGCGACAGGCTGTTCCCGACAAGtacatcatcaccctcaagCCTGATGCCTCCGACTCCTCTGTTGCGGCTCATTTGAACTGGGTTGGCGATGTCCACCGCCGCAGCCTCAACAAGCGTGACACTTCTGGCGTTGAGAAGACTTTCAATATCAGCAGCTGGAGCGCTTACTCGGGCGAGTTCGACAAGTCCACCAttgctgagatcaagaagagcccCGAG GTTGCTTTCGTTGAGCCTGACTACACTATGTACCTCAGCTACGAGGAGTCTGAGCCCGAGCTTACTGACCGTGCTCTGACCACCCAGTCTGGTGCCCCATGGGGTCTCGGCACGATCTCTCACCGAACCTCCGGCTCTACCAGCTACATCTACGACACCACTGCCGGCCAAGGCTCTTACGCCTACGTCGTTGACAGCGGTGTCCAGGTCAGCCACACCAACTTCGGTGGCCGTGCTTCTCTGGGTTACAACGCTGTTGGTGGTGCTCACGAGGATACCCTCGGTCACGGTACTCACGTTGCCGGTACTATCGCTGGTTCTACCTACGGTGTCGCCAAGCGG gccaacatcatctctGTCAAGGTCTTCGCTGGCCGTGAGGGATCTACCTCCACTATCCTTGCTGGTTTCAACTGGGCTGTTAACGACATCACCTCCAAGAGCCGTGCTGGTCGCTCAGTCATCAACCTGTCTCTCGGCGGTCCCGCTTCTCAGACTTGGACCTCTGCCATCAACGCTGCCTACAACTCTGGTGTCCtctctgttgttgctgccGGTAACGGTGACGACGCCGGCCGACCTCTTCCTGTCTCTGGCCAGTCTCCTGCCAACGCTCCTAACGCTCTGACCGTTGCTGCCATCGACTCCAGCTGGCGCCCTGCTTCTTTCACCAACTACGGTGCCGGTGTCGACGTCTTTGGCCCTGGTGTCAACATCCTCTCCACCTGGATCGGCTCCAACTCTGCtaccaacaccatcagcggTACCTCCATGGCCTGCCCTCACGTTGCCGGTCTTGCTCTGTACCTCCAGGTTCTTGAGGGTCTCTCCACCCCTGCCTCCGTTACCAACCGCATCAAGTCTCTTGCCACTACTGGCAGAATCACTGGTACTCTCAGCGGCTCTCCTAACAGTGTTGCCTACAACGGTAACGGTGCTTAA
- a CDS encoding related to benzoate 4-monooxygenase cytochrome P450: MFSLPISAAELAFLIPLASVAFLVLKPLLHYLLDPLDLRKYPVPSFLAATTHFWILKETWLQRRSRSIHRQHERLGDIIRIAPSLLIFNIPEAVPDIYGHAAARKLVKDTFYDKIAGDERDIVNVIDHGDHSRRRKYLANSFALKTVTDMEPAIRQNLQRLIDYLDEITTQSITSQTLDIRRWFNYFTLDVIGDMAFGLPMGFLAGRCDTTRVKSPAGHEYCILSTIDALHRGTRLSTTLAQLSSIRCVKVIKRLCNSTNWLKQSTGAQGIKDFDNVCISQLNGRLDNGSPDRPQRDFMNKILKDREGGTRELSFQRLLAESIVFMNAGSETTAAALSSTLYFLLSNPKCFEKLRTEIDARLEPNHDGIVSYDSARDVPYLRACIDESLRLRPPIAYALQRLVVSPQGAIIAGHHIKQGTTVAVSPWTVHRNRKLYKNPDEFDPGRWFDPEQLSNLRRYNIVFSQGPRQCLGRHIAIVELQILISTLVRRYNIYLADQAMDFVIFDRFNSNPGPLPVKVEQRVFVD, translated from the exons ATGTTCTCGTTACCAATAAGCGCGGCAGAGTTGGCATTCCTTATCCCTCTAGCTTCAGTGGCGTTCCTCGTCTtgaagcctcttcttcattatcttcttgatcctctCGACTTGAGAAAATATCCGGTCCCAAGCTTCCTTGCAGCAACGACTCATTTCTGGATCCTAAAGGAGACATGGCTCCAGCGACGGTCCAGAAGCATTCATCGTCAGCATGAAAGACTTGGTGATATCATCCGAATCGCGCCTagtctcctcatcttcaacatcccGGAAGCCGTACCTGACATATATGGCCATGCTGCAGCTCGAAAGCTTGTGAAAGATACGTTCTATGACAAGATCGCTGGTGATGAGCGCGACATTGTCAACGTCATTGACCATGGTGATCATTCTCGACGGAGAAAATACCTTGCCAACTCATTCGCTCTGAAAACAGTTACGGACATGGAGCCTGCCATTAGACAGAATCTCCAGAGATTGATTGACTACTTAGATGAAATTACAACCCAGAGCATTACGAGTCAGACATTAGATATTCGACGATG GTTCAACTACTTCACTTTGGACGTCATCGGGGACATGGCTTTTGGCCTCCCTATGGGCTTCCTAGCAGGAAGATGCGATACCACAAGAGTGAAATCTCCTGCAGGGCATGAATATTGTATCCTTAGTACTATTGATGCACTACATCGAGGGACAAGATTGTCCACGACTTTAGCTCAGCTATCCAGCATTCGATGCGTCAAAGTCATCAAACGACTGTGTAATTCCACAAATTGGTTGAAACAATCAACTGGAGCTCAGGGTATCAAAGATTTCGATAATGTCTGCATCAGCCAGCTAAATGGG AGACTGGACAACGGCTCACCAGATCGTCCTCAACGAGACTTCATGAACAAGATTCTGAAGGACCGCGAGGGGGGGACTCGAGAGCTTTCATTCCAAAGACTTTTAGCTGAATCCATCGTCTTCATGAATGCTGGTAGCGAAACTACTGCTGCCGCTCTTTCAAGTACTCTATACTTTTTGCTCTCGAATCCAAAATGCTTCGAGAAGCTACGAACTGAGATCGACGCCAGACTAGAGCCTAATCATGACGGAATTGTCTCATACGATTCTGCTAGAGACGTTCCGTATTTGAGAGCATGTATTGACGAGTCATTGAGACTTCGACCCCCAATTGCCTACGCTCTGCAGCGTCTCGTGGTCTCTCCCCAAGGCGCAATTATTGCGGGCCATCACATCAAACAAGGGACGACTGTCGCAGTTTCACCATGGACTGTTCACCGGAACAGGAAACTGTATAAGAACCCTGATGAATTCGATCCAGGGCGCTGGTTTGACCCAGAGCAATTGTCCAATCTCAGAAGGTACAACATCGTGTTCAGTCAGGGACCGCGTCAATGCCTTGGCAGGCACATTGCGATTGTTGAACTGCAGATATTGATTTCAACCCTGGTACGGAGATACAACATTTACTTGGCGGACCAAGCAATGGACTTCGTCATCTTTGATCGATTCAACTCGAACCCTGGACCCCTTCCTGTCAAGGTGGAACAGCGAGTATTTGTGGACTAG